A genomic stretch from Cloacibacterium caeni includes:
- a CDS encoding PD-(D/E)XK nuclease family protein, which translates to MKFLKKTITNLLDKSKDLSGFSFIIPGKRPVVFIKEILKEKQYNGILPEFFTIDELVHKISQKQEIKGIALWLFAYQTYNQLYQDEDLASFLKWFPTLQKDWDDMLKFHGNDKEILEWMLAEERIKNWGENLGDEEGARKRNLNFWRKMYAFLPFLQEKLEEQQLATSGMIHLHTKENLENYCKNFNLRAVFIGFNAFTPVEEKLVRTLLQWDKADIFFHADEYYFHDERQEAGKFLREYKTWKEFNDSRDFNWIENEFSIDKNIKVYEVSGNIAQTKVLPEILSEIHTENSDYQNTAVVLLDENLLPATLDSLASVEKLNITMGFPLKNLAFSNAMKKLFHLHKQLEKNASSYYYNDILPILDELPKNFKDENIIKNFVATLEERNIVYISKKQLNELLNGLSFYNLFEKQDAETLLNTLIDFCKDLKYNEIDNVQYENISHFEKSFIIIKNQLSPYQYQVKIETLEVLINQLINSESIDFVGEPLEGLQLMGLLETRLLNFENIILLSANEGKLPLGNSQNTYLPFDVRKQFNLHTFLENDGIYAYHFYRFLQNAKNIYLLYNALGSGVNTGEKTRFITQIEMESQHKIEHIIIENTSEPINQEPITIEKTTAVLEKLEEWKQKVSPSHLVTYLYNPIDFYLDKILNTRETTEIEEELSQRNYGTLVHNALEYLYGKIIGKILKINDLENLLQQVDESIDKAIERLKHQPEFYEKGMNFVHKQIAKRVVESVLNYDLELVKKGNALEIVALERKIENIPFKIDENNQVIFYGYIDRIDILNGTLRIIDYKTAKPKNLKIKIKEDKIENLFFDDKYKQAMQLCMYQYCISQIEEFKNREIETGIWSFAEVNNGVQNVEFVKGNFEDSLVSVKNLILEILNPEIPFTEKVHESWN; encoded by the coding sequence ATGAAATTTCTAAAAAAAACCATAACCAATTTGCTTGATAAATCTAAAGATTTATCGGGTTTTTCATTTATAATTCCAGGAAAAAGACCCGTAGTTTTCATTAAAGAAATCTTAAAAGAAAAACAATATAATGGGATTCTTCCAGAGTTTTTTACGATTGATGAATTGGTGCATAAAATCAGTCAAAAACAAGAAATCAAAGGCATTGCACTTTGGCTTTTTGCCTATCAAACTTATAATCAACTTTATCAAGACGAAGATTTGGCGAGTTTCCTGAAATGGTTCCCTACATTGCAAAAAGATTGGGACGATATGCTGAAATTTCATGGAAATGACAAAGAAATTCTGGAATGGATGCTTGCTGAAGAACGCATCAAAAACTGGGGCGAAAATCTGGGCGATGAAGAAGGCGCTAGAAAGAGAAATCTCAATTTTTGGCGAAAAATGTATGCTTTTCTTCCTTTTTTACAAGAAAAATTAGAGGAACAGCAATTGGCTACTTCGGGAATGATTCATCTTCATACCAAAGAAAATTTAGAAAATTATTGTAAAAATTTCAATCTTAGAGCAGTTTTTATTGGTTTTAATGCATTTACTCCCGTTGAAGAAAAATTAGTCAGAACCCTTTTACAATGGGACAAAGCAGATATTTTCTTTCATGCAGATGAATACTATTTCCATGACGAAAGACAAGAAGCAGGAAAATTTCTCCGCGAATACAAAACTTGGAAAGAATTTAATGATTCTAGAGATTTCAACTGGATTGAAAATGAATTTTCTATAGACAAAAACATAAAGGTTTATGAGGTTTCAGGAAATATTGCTCAAACCAAAGTTTTGCCAGAAATTCTTTCAGAAATTCACACAGAAAATTCTGATTATCAAAATACTGCAGTAGTTTTATTAGACGAAAATTTGCTTCCTGCTACATTAGATTCTCTCGCATCTGTTGAAAAACTGAACATTACAATGGGCTTTCCGTTGAAAAATTTGGCTTTTTCAAATGCGATGAAAAAACTGTTTCATCTTCATAAACAATTAGAAAAAAATGCTTCTTCGTATTATTACAATGATATTTTGCCGATTTTAGATGAACTTCCAAAGAATTTTAAAGACGAAAATATCATCAAAAACTTCGTTGCAACCTTAGAAGAAAGAAACATTGTCTACATTTCTAAAAAACAATTAAACGAATTATTGAACGGACTTTCTTTCTATAATTTGTTTGAAAAACAAGACGCTGAAACTTTACTCAATACTTTAATTGATTTTTGTAAAGATTTAAAATACAATGAAATAGATAATGTACAATATGAAAACATTTCTCATTTCGAGAAGAGTTTCATCATCATCAAGAATCAACTTTCTCCATATCAATATCAGGTGAAAATCGAAACACTGGAAGTTTTGATTAATCAGCTTATCAATTCAGAATCCATAGATTTCGTGGGAGAACCTTTAGAAGGTTTACAATTGATGGGACTTTTGGAAACCAGATTGTTGAATTTTGAAAATATCATTCTTCTTTCCGCCAACGAAGGAAAATTACCGCTTGGAAATTCGCAAAATACTTATCTTCCGTTTGATGTAAGAAAGCAGTTTAATCTGCATACTTTCTTAGAAAATGACGGAATTTATGCCTATCACTTTTACCGATTTTTACAGAATGCCAAGAATATCTATTTGCTTTACAATGCTCTCGGTTCTGGCGTAAATACAGGCGAAAAAACGAGATTCATTACCCAAATTGAGATGGAATCTCAGCATAAAATAGAGCATATCATTATCGAAAATACTTCTGAACCGATTAATCAAGAACCAATTACGATTGAAAAAACAACTGCTGTTCTTGAAAAATTAGAAGAATGGAAGCAGAAAGTTTCGCCATCACATTTGGTTACGTATCTTTATAATCCTATTGATTTTTACTTGGATAAAATTCTCAACACCAGAGAAACCACAGAAATTGAAGAAGAGCTTTCTCAACGTAATTATGGAACTTTAGTTCATAATGCTTTAGAATATTTATACGGAAAAATAATCGGTAAAATATTAAAAATTAATGATTTAGAAAACTTACTTCAACAAGTAGATGAATCAATTGACAAAGCGATTGAAAGACTAAAACATCAACCAGAATTCTACGAAAAAGGAATGAATTTCGTTCACAAACAAATTGCCAAAAGAGTAGTAGAATCTGTTTTGAATTATGATTTGGAGTTGGTTAAAAAAGGGAATGCGCTAGAAATTGTAGCTTTAGAAAGAAAAATTGAAAATATTCCATTCAAAATTGATGAAAATAATCAAGTGATTTTCTACGGATATATTGATAGAATTGATATTCTCAACGGAACTTTAAGAATTATTGATTATAAAACTGCAAAGCCTAAAAACCTGAAAATCAAAATAAAAGAAGACAAAATTGAAAATCTTTTCTTTGATGATAAATACAAACAAGCAATGCAATTGTGTATGTATCAATACTGTATTTCACAAATAGAAGAGTTTAAAAATCGTGAAATAGAAACGGGAATTTGGAGTTTTGCGGAAGTAAATAATGGGGTACAGAACGTAGAATTTGTAAAAGGCAATTTTGAAGATTCCTTGGTTTCTGTTAAAAACTTAATTCTAGAAATTCTCAATCCAGAAATTCCATTTACAGAAAAAGTTCACGAAAGTTGGAATTAA
- a CDS encoding glutaminase — protein sequence MNYQKTIEEIYVESQEFPKIGEVSASIPELKNISPDKFGIFISTHEGTEFGKGDFQEKISIQSVSKVFTLCLAFSILGEKIWQRVNVEPSGNAFNSLVQLENEKGIPRNPFINAGAIVIADILLSHLKNPKEDFLEFIREISGKKNIQFNQKVALSEKQTGYRNFALGNFLKSFGNIENKVEDVLDFYFHQCSVEMTCEELAHAFYFLANEGKTKSGKTILNKSQIKRLNALMLTCGFYDESGEFAYKVGLPGKSGIGGAIVAVLPRKFAVATWSPRLNEKGNSEAGMYALELLTTKLGISIF from the coding sequence ATGAATTACCAAAAAACCATAGAAGAAATATATGTAGAAAGCCAAGAATTTCCTAAAATAGGAGAAGTATCGGCTTCTATACCCGAACTTAAAAATATCAGTCCGGATAAGTTTGGAATTTTCATTTCTACACATGAAGGAACAGAATTTGGCAAAGGAGATTTTCAGGAAAAAATTTCTATACAAAGTGTTTCAAAAGTCTTCACGCTGTGTTTGGCATTTTCTATTTTAGGCGAAAAAATTTGGCAGCGTGTAAATGTAGAACCTTCTGGTAACGCATTTAATTCTTTGGTGCAATTAGAAAACGAAAAAGGAATTCCCAGAAATCCTTTTATAAATGCAGGTGCAATAGTTATTGCAGACATTTTACTGTCTCATCTTAAAAATCCAAAAGAAGATTTTTTAGAATTTATCAGAGAAATTTCAGGCAAAAAAAACATTCAGTTTAACCAAAAAGTTGCCCTTTCTGAAAAGCAAACAGGCTACAGAAATTTTGCGCTTGGTAATTTTTTGAAATCATTTGGAAATATCGAAAACAAGGTAGAAGACGTTCTGGATTTTTATTTTCATCAGTGTTCTGTAGAAATGACTTGCGAAGAATTAGCTCATGCTTTTTATTTTTTGGCCAACGAAGGAAAAACCAAATCTGGTAAAACCATTTTAAATAAAAGTCAGATAAAAAGACTTAATGCATTAATGTTAACATGCGGTTTTTATGATGAATCCGGAGAATTTGCTTACAAAGTAGGATTGCCTGGAAAAAGTGGAATTGGCGGTGCAATTGTAGCCGTTTTACCCAGAAAATTTGCGGTGGCAACTTGGAGCCCAAGATTAAATGAAAAAGGAAATTCAGAAGCAGGAATGTATGCTCTGGAACTGCTCACAACCAAACTGGGAATTTCAATTTTTTAA
- a CDS encoding DUF922 domain-containing protein, which produces MKSDSTIVSYSSCGLSYTAFKDKANNKMKVRIDATFDPSKSWKHPIKTKNLNINHEQGHFDIAEIYARKLRKEFLENVKTEKDYQLKFKLIYQVMYGEFLDYQNYYDNITKRGTNAEKQNELDAEIKAQLKKLERYKN; this is translated from the coding sequence ATGAAAAGTGACAGCACCATTGTCAGTTATTCTTCTTGTGGACTAAGTTACACCGCTTTTAAAGACAAAGCCAATAATAAAATGAAGGTGAGAATAGATGCTACTTTTGACCCAAGCAAATCTTGGAAACATCCTATTAAAACCAAAAATCTCAATATAAATCACGAACAAGGCCATTTTGATATTGCCGAAATTTACGCTAGAAAACTGAGAAAAGAATTTCTAGAAAATGTAAAAACGGAGAAAGATTACCAACTGAAATTTAAGTTGATTTATCAGGTAATGTATGGCGAATTTCTCGATTATCAAAACTATTATGATAACATTACCAAACGAGGAACCAATGCAGAAAAACAAAATGAGCTAGATGCAGAAATTAAAGCTCAACTCAAAAAACTAGAACGCTATAAAAACTAA